The Thioflexithrix psekupsensis genome segment GGCGGTTGGTATTGTCGGTCGAAAATGCGGCATGACTCGCTTCTTTACTGAAGACGGGGTTTCTGTGCCAGTGACCGTAATTGAAGTCGATCCGAATCGCGTCACTCAAGTGAAAACTGAGCAAACAGATGGTTATCGTGCCATTCAAGTCACTTGTGGTACTCGTCGTGCGATTCGTGTCAATAAAGCCCAAGCCGGACATTTTGCCAAAGCCACCGTAGAAGCAGGACGTGGTTTGTGGGAATTTCGCTTGGCAACAGATGAAATGAATGATGTGGCTCCCGGCAAAACCTTAGGAGTCGAATTGTTTACCGAAGGGCAAAAAGTCGATGTCACCGGTACCACCAAAGGCAAAGGCTTTGCCGGTACGGTAAAACGACACCACTTCCGCACCCAAGATGCCACCCACGGTAACTCGCGCTCACACCGTGTTCCCGGTTCTATCGGTCAAAACCAAACACCGGGTCGCGTATTTAAAGGCAAAAAAATGTCTGGACATATGGGTGATGTACAACGCACTATCCAAAATCTGGAAATTGCCCGCATTGATACGGCGCGCAACTTGTTATTAATTAAAGGGGCAGTTCCCGGTGCACCGGGTGGCGATGTGATTGTACGCCCCGCTGTTAAAGTGAAACACTAGGAGCGCAGGCATGGAATTACAATTAACCGGCGGTCAAACCGCAGCCGTCTCCGTTGCTGACACGGTGTTTAATGTTCCTTTTAATGAACCCTTGATTCATCAAGCGGTGGTCGCTTATTTAGCCGGTGGACGTGCTGGCACCAAAGCACAGAAAACCCGCGCCCAAGTGAGCGGCGGTGGCATCAAGCCGTGGCGACAAAAAGGGACGGGACGCGCCCGCGCAGGAAGTATTCGTAGTCCTTTATGGCGTGGCGGTGGTAAGGTGTTCGCAGCGACTCCGCGTGATCACAGCCAAAAATTGAATAAAAAAATGTTTCGCGGCGCATTGCGTTCTATTCTTTCCGAATTAGTGCGTCAAGAGCGTTTAACCTTAGTCGAACAGTTCCATGTTGATGAACCCAAAACCCGCTTAGTATTAACCCAGTTAAGCGAGTTAAAGGTTGATCCAGAAGTGTTAATCATCGTCGATGAATTGACTGAAAATCTTTATTTAGCCACACGTAATCTTTATAAAGTCAGCGTGCGCGAAGCGGATTATATTGATCCTGTG includes the following:
- the rplC gene encoding 50S ribosomal protein L3, translating into MAVGIVGRKCGMTRFFTEDGVSVPVTVIEVDPNRVTQVKTEQTDGYRAIQVTCGTRRAIRVNKAQAGHFAKATVEAGRGLWEFRLATDEMNDVAPGKTLGVELFTEGQKVDVTGTTKGKGFAGTVKRHHFRTQDATHGNSRSHRVPGSIGQNQTPGRVFKGKKMSGHMGDVQRTIQNLEIARIDTARNLLLIKGAVPGAPGGDVIVRPAVKVKH
- the rplD gene encoding 50S ribosomal protein L4; translated protein: MELQLTGGQTAAVSVADTVFNVPFNEPLIHQAVVAYLAGGRAGTKAQKTRAQVSGGGIKPWRQKGTGRARAGSIRSPLWRGGGKVFAATPRDHSQKLNKKMFRGALRSILSELVRQERLTLVEQFHVDEPKTRLVLTQLSELKVDPEVLIIVDELTENLYLATRNLYKVSVREADYIDPVSLVGHPKVVMTTAALKRLEDRLA